In Synechococcales cyanobacterium T60_A2020_003, the genomic stretch CTCGATTTGTGCCCACGATGGGGCAACCGGACTCAAACTCGCGGATGAAGAGCAGCCTGACTTGATTTTGTGCGACATTATGATGCCGGCAATGGACGGCTATGCGGTGCTGGAAGCGCTGCGGCAAAATTTGAGAACGGCTGCGCTTCCCTTTATTTTTTTAACGGCTAAGGCGGATAAACCGAATGTGCGTCGGGGTATGGTGCTGGGTGCGGATGACTACATCACGAAGCCCTTTGGTCGTGAAGAATTGCTAGATGCGATTCACGCCCGACTGAGAAAGCAGGCAATTCAGTCCAGCTTATTGCAGTTAAAAGGGAGTGCATCTGCAGTACCGAGCCGAACGATTAAAGTTGCTCGATTGCGGCAGGCGATTGAGGGGGGTGAGTTCTTAGTTGAGTATCAACCGCAGGTTAAAGCCGACACGCGAACGATCGTTAGTGCTGAAGCCTTGATTCGCTGGCGATCGCCCGATCTGGGCACCATTTCCCCTGGCGAATTTATTCCGCTGGCCGAAGAAACAGAGCTGATTATCCAACTTGGGGAATGGGTGTTGCAAACGGTGTGTCGGCAGGCTACGGAATGGTATCAGCGCGGTGTTCCCATGTCCCGTTTAGCGGTAAACCTGTCGAGCGTTCAGTTTAGGCGATCCGACCTGCCCAAAACGGTGCGGCATGTTTTAGAGGAAACAGGATTGCCCGCGACCATGCTGGATCTTGAGCTAACCGAAAGCTTACTGATTCAAAACGTGGACGAGGCGATCGCCAAACTTAATGAACTGCGATCGCTAGGCGTTCGGATTTCCATCGATGACTTTGGAACCGGATATGCATCGTTAGGCTATCTTCAGCATTTTCCCTTCGATATATTGAAACTCGATCAGTGCTTTGTGCGGAACGTGGATTCCAACCCTAAAAACGCTGCGATTACGATTGCTCTGATTCAAATGGCGCATAGCCTGGGTTTGCAGGTCATTGCCGAAGGGGTAGAAACGGAAGCAGAACGAGAATTTTTGTTGCAAAATAACTGCGATATTATGCAGGGCTACCTGTTTGGGCGATCGCTGCCACCGCAAGATTTAGAAAAGCGGATTTTGTCATAAGTTGTCCAACGTTGAGACATTTGGACAAGAGCAGGGCAGCTTAATCGTAACTGTTGTTCCTTTTCCCACCTCACTGTCCACTGAAATCTGACCGTCATGCATTTGCACGCAGGATTCCGCAATCATCAGCCCTAATCCGGTTCCGGCAATAGTGCCTACATTGCTAGCTCGTCCGAAGGCTTGAAAAAGGCGATCGCGATCCGCTTCCGGAATCCCGATGCCCTCATCTTTAACTTGCAGCGTGAGTTCATCGGGCTCGAGGCGGAGCATGACATCGACCAGACCCCCGTCAGGGGAGTATTTCACGGCATTCGACAGCAGGTTAGAAATCATTTGACGCAGCAAGCTGGTATCGCCACAAAACTCACGATGTTTGCCACGGTGGGTAAATTGAATCCTATGCCGCTCACTGGCAATCTGCTGATGTTCTTCGACTAGATCCTGAACGAAATCAACGATATCGAGGCAAATGGGCTGAAACCGGATTTGATTGAGCTCTACTTGATTGGCAAAGAGCAGATCATTCACCAAGTCGGTCATGTGCGCTGCCGCATGTTGAATTTGTCGTAAGTATTTCAGCTTTTTCTCATCGTCGAAGCGGTCATGATAGCGCTCCAGCAGTTCCGCTCCACCCAAAATCATCGTGAGCGGAGTGCGGTATTCGTGGGATACCGTCTTAATGATTCGAGATTTGAAGGCGTTGAGTTCTCGTTCTTTGGTGAGGGAGTCTTGGGTGCGCTTCAGTAGTTCCCCGTGCTGAATGCCGATGGAAAGCTGAACCGCTAAAGCATTGAGAATCTCTAGCTCTTCGTCACGCCATTGTCGGGGGGTAGAACACTGATGGGCAATCAATAACCCCCAGAGAGTACGCGTCTCGCTATCCGGTGCAGCGCCCTGGAAGACAAGGGGCACAATTAAGTTAGCCTTAACGTTAAACCGTTCCAGCAATTTGAGGTGGCAATCAGACAGATCAGCAGTATCAACGTTGGGAATCGCGTATTCTCGATAGGTCAGATAGCTTTTGCGGAGATCGGCTTGAAAACAGGAGTCCTGTATCCGTTGGCCTAGGGTAGAACTCCATCCGTTCGCTACAGATTCTGCGACAATGGTTCCATGGCGATCGCCATCAAACTGATACACCAAGACGCGATCGCACCGCAGCAGTTCACGCACTTCAGCCACCGCCGTATTCAGGATTTGTGGAACATCGAGCGATTGACGAATTCGTAATGCCGTGGTGGCAATCAATCGCTGTCTTTCTCGGCTTTCCCGCAATAGTTCCTCTAGATGACATTGCCGGATAGCCCCACTGATGGCGTGATGAAGGCGATCGGGTTCAAATTGATGCTTGGAAATATAATCATGGGCACCCTGCTTCAGAGCCTGAACCGCAATTTCTTCGGTTCCTTTTCCGGTCAACATCACGACCGGAACGGGATGCACCCGATGCAGCTCATGAATTAGGTTCAGACCCGCCATATCTGGCAAATCAAACTCTAGGATGAGGACATCGGGGTAGCAAAGACCAAAGGCTTGAAGCCCGTCGTTGCCCGACTCCGCCTCATAGACAGTGTAAGGCTGGTATGGATGCTGCTTTAAAGCATGATGGCACCGCGCCCGATCCTCAGCATCAGGATCAATAATCAGGACCGTAATTGGCTCATTCATT encodes the following:
- a CDS encoding EAL domain-containing response regulator, with the translated sequence MKKILVIEDEPTIRDLIADLLEAEGFVSICAHDGATGLKLADEEQPDLILCDIMMPAMDGYAVLEALRQNLRTAALPFIFLTAKADKPNVRRGMVLGADDYITKPFGREELLDAIHARLRKQAIQSSLLQLKGSASAVPSRTIKVARLRQAIEGGEFLVEYQPQVKADTRTIVSAEALIRWRSPDLGTISPGEFIPLAEETELIIQLGEWVLQTVCRQATEWYQRGVPMSRLAVNLSSVQFRRSDLPKTVRHVLEETGLPATMLDLELTESLLIQNVDEAIAKLNELRSLGVRISIDDFGTGYASLGYLQHFPFDILKLDQCFVRNVDSNPKNAAITIALIQMAHSLGLQVIAEGVETEAEREFLLQNNCDIMQGYLFGRSLPPQDLEKRILS
- a CDS encoding GAF domain-containing protein, coding for MNEPITVLIIDPDAEDRARCHHALKQHPYQPYTVYEAESGNDGLQAFGLCYPDVLILEFDLPDMAGLNLIHELHRVHPVPVVMLTGKGTEEIAVQALKQGAHDYISKHQFEPDRLHHAISGAIRQCHLEELLRESRERQRLIATTALRIRQSLDVPQILNTAVAEVRELLRCDRVLVYQFDGDRHGTIVAESVANGWSSTLGQRIQDSCFQADLRKSYLTYREYAIPNVDTADLSDCHLKLLERFNVKANLIVPLVFQGAAPDSETRTLWGLLIAHQCSTPRQWRDEELEILNALAVQLSIGIQHGELLKRTQDSLTKERELNAFKSRIIKTVSHEYRTPLTMILGGAELLERYHDRFDDEKKLKYLRQIQHAAAHMTDLVNDLLFANQVELNQIRFQPICLDIVDFVQDLVEEHQQIASERHRIQFTHRGKHREFCGDTSLLRQMISNLLSNAVKYSPDGGLVDVMLRLEPDELTLQVKDEGIGIPEADRDRLFQAFGRASNVGTIAGTGLGLMIAESCVQMHDGQISVDSEVGKGTTVTIKLPCSCPNVSTLDNL